Proteins encoded by one window of Mycolicibacterium sp. ND9-15:
- the rho gene encoding transcription termination factor Rho — protein sequence MTETDLITAGGSSDIGALPDTVSSDTSSSAAADEPTATPTAETAPTADVASGNRAGSLSTMVLPELRALAKEIGVEGASGMRKSELVAAIRERRGESNGRSQVSAAGETKTAEPAKDAPKTESDAESDDRGSNADAEQQPRRRERRGASRGTGAPDSSGGQPDAQDDKSGAPQKDQSKSDARSDGDQQQGDQQGGQNRGNAGDDDGEGRGGRRGRRYRDRRRRERGGEGGGDRDTELREDDVVQPVAGILDVLDNYAFVRTSGYLAGPNDVYVSMNMVRKNGLRRGDAVTGAVRVPKEGEGGGQNPRQKFNPLVRLDTVNGKPVEEAKKRPDFNKLTPLYPNQRLRLETTPERLTTRVIDLIMPIGKGQRALIVSPPKAGKTTILQDIANAITTNNPECHLMVVLVDERPEEVTDMQRSVKGEVIASTFDRPPSDHTQAAELAIERAKRLVEQGKDVVVLLDSITRLGRAYNNASPASGRILSGGVDSTALYPPKRFLGAARNIEEGGSLTIVATAMVETGSTGDTVIFEEFKGTGNAELKLDRKIAERRVFPAVDVNPSGTRKDELLLGPDEFAVVHKLRRVLSGLDPHQAIDLLMSQLRKTKNNYEFLVQVSKTAPGSADVD from the coding sequence GGATACCGTGAGTTCAGATACTTCGAGTTCTGCGGCGGCAGACGAGCCGACGGCCACGCCCACCGCAGAGACCGCGCCAACCGCCGACGTCGCGTCCGGTAACCGCGCCGGCTCACTGTCGACCATGGTGCTGCCGGAGCTGCGTGCTCTGGCCAAGGAGATCGGCGTCGAGGGCGCATCCGGGATGCGGAAGAGCGAACTGGTCGCAGCGATCCGCGAACGCCGCGGCGAGTCGAACGGCCGCAGCCAGGTGTCCGCCGCCGGCGAGACGAAAACCGCCGAACCTGCGAAGGATGCTCCGAAAACCGAGTCGGACGCCGAGAGCGACGACCGAGGCTCGAATGCGGACGCAGAGCAGCAACCCCGCCGTCGCGAGCGCCGCGGCGCGTCGCGCGGGACGGGCGCGCCGGATTCCTCCGGTGGCCAGCCCGACGCTCAGGACGACAAGTCCGGCGCCCCGCAGAAGGACCAGTCCAAGTCGGATGCCAGGTCCGACGGCGATCAGCAGCAAGGCGACCAGCAGGGCGGCCAGAACCGCGGCAACGCTGGCGACGACGACGGCGAGGGCCGTGGCGGCCGCCGGGGTCGCCGCTACCGCGACCGCAGGCGCCGTGAGCGCGGCGGCGAGGGCGGCGGTGACCGCGACACCGAACTCCGCGAGGACGACGTCGTCCAGCCCGTCGCGGGCATTCTCGATGTGCTCGACAACTACGCGTTCGTCCGCACCTCCGGCTATCTAGCCGGCCCGAATGACGTGTACGTCTCCATGAACATGGTGCGCAAGAACGGCTTGCGCCGCGGCGACGCGGTGACGGGCGCGGTGCGGGTGCCCAAAGAAGGTGAAGGCGGCGGCCAGAATCCGCGGCAGAAGTTCAATCCGCTGGTCCGGCTCGACACGGTCAACGGCAAGCCGGTCGAGGAGGCCAAAAAGCGCCCGGACTTCAACAAGCTCACCCCGCTCTACCCGAATCAGCGGCTTCGCCTGGAGACGACGCCCGAGCGACTCACCACGCGCGTCATCGACCTGATCATGCCGATCGGCAAGGGTCAGCGCGCGCTGATCGTGTCACCGCCGAAGGCCGGTAAGACCACGATCCTTCAGGACATCGCGAACGCGATCACCACGAACAACCCGGAATGCCATCTGATGGTGGTGCTCGTCGACGAGCGTCCGGAAGAGGTGACCGACATGCAGCGCTCGGTCAAGGGCGAAGTCATCGCCTCGACCTTCGACCGGCCGCCGTCCGATCACACCCAGGCCGCCGAGCTCGCGATCGAGCGCGCCAAGCGCCTGGTCGAACAGGGCAAGGACGTCGTCGTGCTGCTGGACTCGATCACCCGGTTGGGCCGCGCGTACAACAACGCGTCACCGGCGTCGGGGCGCATCCTGTCCGGTGGTGTCGACTCGACCGCGCTGTACCCGCCGAAGCGGTTCCTCGGGGCGGCCCGCAACATCGAAGAGGGTGGCTCGCTGACCATCGTCGCCACCGCCATGGTGGAAACCGGGTCCACCGGCGACACCGTGATCTTCGAGGAGTTCAAGGGCACCGGCAACGCCGAGCTCAAACTCGACCGCAAGATCGCCGAGCGACGCGTCTTCCCGGCCGTCGACGTCAACCCGTCGGGCACCCGTAAGGACGAGTTGTTGCTCGGCCCGGACGAGTTCGCGGTCGTACACAAGCTGCGTCGGGTGCTGTCGGGTCTCGACCCACATCAGGCCATCGACCTGTTGATGAGCCAGTTGCGCAAGACCAAGAACAACTACGAGTTCCTGGTGCAGGTCTCCAAGACCGCTCCGGGTTCGGCGGACGTCGACTGA